Part of the Anaerolineae bacterium genome is shown below.
TGGAGCAGAGTAGCCTGCCCGAGCAGGCGTTGCACCGCCAGGTCATGGGGATGGTGGGCGAGGTAGGCCTGGGCGGCTTGCCGGGCAAAGGCGGTCTCACCGGCGGTCAGGGCGGTTTGCAGCAGGGCCATCCATTGCTTGCGGGAAAAACGTGTCCATTGGGCCATGGGCTATCCCTCGTTGGTCGTGGACTTGATGGGGTGAATGAGGTTGATGCTGGCGACGGCGGCCAACGCCCGCCGGATGGCCAGGTTCTTGGGGGCCAGTTGGACGGCCCGGCGGAGGTAGCGTTCGGCCTGAGGGTAGTCGTGAATATCGCGGTAGAGCAGGCCGGCGCGATAGTATGGCCGGGCGTCGGTGGGGTCCAGTTGCATGGCGCGCTCGTAGGCCTGGAGAGCCCGGTCGGGGCGGCGGCGGTCGGCTTCGGCACGCCCCAGTTCTAGATAGGCCTCCACGGTGGGATACAGAGAGATGGCCTCGCTGAGGTGGTGGACGGCCTGGTCCAGTTGCCCTTGTTGCCGCGCCAGGCGCCCCACCAGCAGGTGGAGGTTGGCCTGTTGTTCCAGGGGGAGCACCTCGATGCCCCGCAGGGCTTTTTGGGCGGCCTGCTGGGCGGCCTGTTGCTGCCCCGTGCCGGCCAGGGCTTCGGCCAGGTGAGCCCAGAGCAAAGGCAAATCCGGGCGGATTTCGGTGAGCGCCTGCCAGGCCTCTACGGCGGCTTTGGGGCCGCGCAGGCGCTGCAACATCTCGGCGCGGGTGATGAGCAGAGGCAAAGCATCCTCTACCTGGGGGGCCGTCTCCTCGAGGAGTCGCAACGCCGTCTGGGGGTCTCTCTGAGCTTCGGCCAGACGCGCCTTCAACAGCACCACCTGGGGGTCGGGTTTTTCGGTGGCTGGCAGTTGCTCCAGCAGGGCGGCGGCCTGGGGCAGATGGCCCTCCTCCAGGTGGTGTTCGGCCAGCAGTAGGATGATGTCGCCGCGGTCAGGGGCCAGTTCATGGGCGCGTTGGAGGCGTTCCAGAGCGGCCTCGCGCTGGTCCAACGAGCGGTAGATGTGGGCGAAGGCCAGCAGCAGGTCGGGATTCTCGCCGTGCACATTTTCGGCCCCGCGAAGGACTTCCAAGGCTCGTTCTCCCTGACCGTAATGGGCATAGGCCCGCGCCAGGTCCAGGGTGCGTTGTATGGAGATGGGGTCCAGGTGAGCCGCCTGTTCCAGATGGTGAAGGTGCAATCCGGTTTCGCCCAACTGTTCGGCGGCTTCAGCCGCCCGGGCGTGCCAGCGGGGATGGTTCGGTGCCAGGGTGAGGGCGGCCTGGTAGGCCTGCAAAGCTTTTCCGGCATCCCCCTGTTCCAGGGTTAGGCGACCGAGGAGGGCGTGGAAGAGGGCGTTGCCGGGCGCCTTTTCCACGGCTTGCTGGGCGTAGGCCAGGGCCGGGCCGGGCTGATCGACGAGCAGCGCCAGGGTGGCCCGCACTTCGGGATGGGCCAGGTGGGGGAGCGTGCTGGGGATCCGCGTCAATCGATGCCCGCGTCGCCAGGCGGCCAGCAGGGAAGCGACCACATCGTCCGGCTCGGGGTTGTTGGTCAGTAAGTCGCCGGGCTGGACCTCGGAGGACCAGAGCGCCAGGCCCCGGAGCACCCAGCGTCCCAGCAGGGGATCGTCCACCCAATCCTGAGGGGTTTGGCCGCTCAGGCCCAGCCCCTGCGCCGCGCGGCGGAGGGCCGTTTCCCAGATCTGGCGCTCCGCCTGGTCCGGCGCAGCGTGGTTTGGGGGCAGGGTTTCGGTTTTGAGGAGCAGACCGCGACGCTCGGCGTGGCGCACCACGGCCTGGGCCAGCAAAAGAGCCGTGCGCGGGCGCCGGGGCAGGGCTTCGCTCACGGTGCGCAGGGTTTCCACGGCCACATCGTGCTCCCACAGGTCCAGCGCGGCCAGGGCCGTTTCTTCCCAGGCCGGGGCCTGCTCAAAGGTGGGAGGGGTCTGCTCGAGGTGGGCCAGGGCTTGTTGGAGCGCCTCGCGGGCGGAAGGGGGGTCCTGTTGGAGGGCCGCCAGGCGGGCCTGCAGAGCCAGGAGGTATCCGTCCTTGGGCGTAGGGCGGCGCGCTTCTTCGGCAAGCCACGCTTCCAGACCTTCCAGGGCCTCCCTGGAGGGATCCAGGGTCAGGCTCAGGGAGGCCAGCAGCCTCTGGCGCCGGGTTTCAAGCGCGGTGCTCAACGCAGCGGGCTTCAGCCCTTGCAACCAGTGGCGGGCTTTGGGATATTGGAGCAAGGCCAGGGCCAGACCGGCGGCCTCCAGGGTCCAGTCCGGTCGCTCCTCAAGGCTGAGGGCATGCTCCATGGCGGTCAGCGCCGCCGGGTAATCGCCCAGGGCGGTGAAGCCGACACTCAGGCGTTGCCACTGGGAGGCTGTGGTTGCGGCTTCTCCTGCCGCTTCCAGGGCCTGCCGGGCTTCCTGACACTGGTCCAGGGCCAGCAGCGATTCGGCCCGCAGCAGGTGCAATTCGGCCAGGCCTTCGGCGGAAAGGTTTTCGGTGGCGCTGAAAACGCGCAAAGCCTGCTGGGCTTTTTCCAGCGCCAGGCCATGGGCGCCTTGCTGTTGGATGGCCTTCACCAGAGCGAGCCACCAGGTCAGGCGTCCGGGAGATTGCGCCTGCAGCGCCTGGGCGAGAGCCTGGGCCGCCAGGTCGGGCTCGCCCGCCTGGAGAAGCCGTTGCCCCACCGTGGCCAGGGTTTCGGGGGACAAAGGCGGCTGGTAGGTGGTGCGGAGCATGGTGAGCAGCACCTCGGCGGCCAAGGCTCGTTGGTCATTGGTCAGGTACACCTCGGCCAGTTTGAGAGGGAGGCGAGGGTCCACCGGAAAGGCTTTTTGCGCCCGTTCGAGCACCGGGGCGGCGTGGGTAAGCAGACCCAGCCGCTGAGCCAGGGCCGCGTACTCCAAGGCTTCCTCGGGGTTGGGGGGGCGGTTTTGGAAGGGGGCGGCGGCCACTTCCAGCGCCTTTTCGGCCAGACCGGCCCGGGCGTACGCCTGGGCCAGCAAGCGGGTGACCTCGGCGTCGTGCAGGGAAGCATCGCGCAGGTTTTCCAGCACGGCCGCGGCCAGAGAAGGCTGATCGGTGGCCAGGGCGGCCCGTGCCACGCCCTTGGCGGCTTTCCGCTGCAGGGCAGGGGTGGTGCTGTGTTCGCTGGCCTGGCGGTACAGGTCCAATGCCTGGTCGTGATCTCCGATGGCTTCCAGAGCGGCGGCCAGGGTGAGGCGTAACTCGGCGCGCAGATCGGCAGGTACAGCGTCGTCGTCCAACCAGGCCCGGTGCTGTTGCAGGGTGCGTACGACCAGCGTGGGCTCTTCGCCGGCCTCCAACACGGCGTGGGCGTATTGGAGGAGGAGATGCGGCGTGTTCGGCCCTCGCTGCATGGCCTGGGCTAGCAGGGGCACGGCCTGCCGGGGTTCCCCGGCTTGCAGATGGGCCTCGCCCAAAAGGGCTTTCAACCCGGTGAGGTCAGGTTGTCGCTGGTGGGCTTCTTCCAGGAGACTCAGGGCTTCGGCCACGCGTTGTAGTCGCAGCAGCGCCCGACCCAAATCCAGCACCAGGGCGGGATCCTTTTCGGGGTCGAGTTGGTAAGCCCTTTGCAGCGCGGGGAGCGCCTGGGCGACACGCCCCTGCTGGAGCAGTTCGCGGCCCAGGGCTGCCTGCAGGGGCGCGGCCTGGGGCAGGCTTTGGGCCGCCAGGCGTAAGGTTTCCAGGACTTCGTCGGCTTTGCCCTGTTGGCGCAGCACCCGCGCCAGGGCCAGATGGAGGTCGGGTTCCTGGGGAACCTGACGGATAGCCTCCCGGAGATGGCTCTCGGCTTCCTTGGCTTGTCCCTGGGCGGCCAGGACTTCGCCCAACAGGGCCAGACCTCGCGGTTCCCGAGGCACCTCCTCCAGCACGGCTTCAACGGTCTGCCGGGCCAGGTCGAGCCGTTCGGCATTCAGGGCCACCCGGGCCAGGGTGAGGCGGTCTTCCACCGAGGGGGAAGACGCTGCGGCCAGGGCCTCCT
Proteins encoded:
- a CDS encoding tetratricopeptide repeat protein encodes the protein MQPTPFIAQLVRSLSADARALVFTALQSTPILWEGLQRDTPLAQKALEALGAEPTRWTPGHLTRLLLDLPLHMDEAPPAEVRQEAARTYAVFRRQEQPPRDARTVALLALVLTEQRRLTGSWGELGTTLGDPSAWSKWREPFAAAYSLAADRAAMVETLLTLAPWEGFRLAAQALLALPLPLDAQQAQIAALLQRLPLPLRLRALEHLAYQHPQWLSALHALWEQAPLPPPYAAWMQGLLHLPEAPETARQRLSEAWELGRRFQAQVAAALGLLAQEQGDLITAQTAWAQANEGLPGDPLYLARRILTTLALGQLEAAYHLLPEKPQHPALLLAAARLSAARGEPQALQWAREALQAATHTPLPVDLLTDLARLFLDLNRPSLTLDAVHQALLEHPTRAGLHDLAAEAALRSQNVAQAVEHAALALHLAPTLHRRRTYAQALTLGEYWDEALESWQEALAAASSPSVEDRLTLARVALNAERLDLARQTVEAVLEEVPREPRGLALLGEVLAAQGQAKEAESHLREAIRQVPQEPDLHLALARVLRQQGKADEVLETLRLAAQSLPQAAPLQAALGRELLQQGRVAQALPALQRAYQLDPEKDPALVLDLGRALLRLQRVAEALSLLEEAHQRQPDLTGLKALLGEAHLQAGEPRQAVPLLAQAMQRGPNTPHLLLQYAHAVLEAGEEPTLVVRTLQQHRAWLDDDAVPADLRAELRLTLAAALEAIGDHDQALDLYRQASEHSTTPALQRKAAKGVARAALATDQPSLAAAVLENLRDASLHDAEVTRLLAQAYARAGLAEKALEVAAAPFQNRPPNPEEALEYAALAQRLGLLTHAAPVLERAQKAFPVDPRLPLKLAEVYLTNDQRALAAEVLLTMLRTTYQPPLSPETLATVGQRLLQAGEPDLAAQALAQALQAQSPGRLTWWLALVKAIQQQGAHGLALEKAQQALRVFSATENLSAEGLAELHLLRAESLLALDQCQEARQALEAAGEAATTASQWQRLSVGFTALGDYPAALTAMEHALSLEERPDWTLEAAGLALALLQYPKARHWLQGLKPAALSTALETRRQRLLASLSLTLDPSREALEGLEAWLAEEARRPTPKDGYLLALQARLAALQQDPPSAREALQQALAHLEQTPPTFEQAPAWEETALAALDLWEHDVAVETLRTVSEALPRRPRTALLLAQAVVRHAERRGLLLKTETLPPNHAAPDQAERQIWETALRRAAQGLGLSGQTPQDWVDDPLLGRWVLRGLALWSSEVQPGDLLTNNPEPDDVVASLLAAWRRGHRLTRIPSTLPHLAHPEVRATLALLVDQPGPALAYAQQAVEKAPGNALFHALLGRLTLEQGDAGKALQAYQAALTLAPNHPRWHARAAEAAEQLGETGLHLHHLEQAAHLDPISIQRTLDLARAYAHYGQGERALEVLRGAENVHGENPDLLLAFAHIYRSLDQREAALERLQRAHELAPDRGDIILLLAEHHLEEGHLPQAAALLEQLPATEKPDPQVVLLKARLAEAQRDPQTALRLLEETAPQVEDALPLLITRAEMLQRLRGPKAAVEAWQALTEIRPDLPLLWAHLAEALAGTGQQQAAQQAAQKALRGIEVLPLEQQANLHLLVGRLARQQGQLDQAVHHLSEAISLYPTVEAYLELGRAEADRRRPDRALQAYERAMQLDPTDARPYYRAGLLYRDIHDYPQAERYLRRAVQLAPKNLAIRRALAAVASINLIHPIKSTTNEG